The Candidatus Binatia bacterium genome includes a region encoding these proteins:
- a CDS encoding response regulator: protein MCPHCGTPLQCKCGKQLQPNWQIYPFCGVPASRTDATAPRAPAPQAPVPPAATPQAPERTSETRQYRALVVDDTADFRRLISFTLEHSGLPVSVETASNGREAIEKAQADPPDFIVLDIMMPEMDGFEVCERLRANVRTAFVPILMLTALDDAANRACGFLAGTDDYIGKPFARAELLARVRRLIERTYGTSLPTRTEVTPGGRMTSLSAAA, encoded by the coding sequence ATGTGCCCCCACTGCGGTACACCGTTGCAGTGCAAGTGCGGCAAGCAGCTGCAACCCAATTGGCAGATTTACCCGTTCTGTGGCGTCCCCGCGAGCCGCACGGACGCCACGGCACCCAGGGCTCCAGCGCCGCAAGCCCCTGTGCCTCCAGCCGCAACACCGCAGGCACCAGAGAGGACATCAGAAACGCGTCAATACCGGGCGCTGGTGGTCGACGATACGGCAGACTTCCGCCGGCTCATCAGTTTCACCCTGGAGCATAGCGGTCTCCCCGTGTCTGTCGAGACGGCGTCAAACGGCCGCGAGGCGATTGAAAAGGCACAAGCTGATCCGCCCGACTTCATTGTGCTCGATATCATGATGCCGGAGATGGACGGGTTTGAGGTGTGTGAGCGCCTGCGCGCGAACGTGCGAACCGCTTTCGTGCCCATTCTCATGCTGACGGCGCTAGACGACGCGGCCAATCGCGCGTGTGGTTTTCTCGCCGGCACCGATGATTACATCGGCAAACCCTTCGCGCGCGCCGAGTTGCTGGCGCGGGTACGCCGACTCATCGAGCGTACCTATGGCACCAGCCTACCGACGCGGACCGAGGTGACGCCCGGCGGACGCATGACCTCGCTGTCTGCAGCTGCCTGA
- a CDS encoding Hpt domain-containing protein: protein MNAAHATGSTDISDLADISDASIIDRDAILEQFGGDVDFLREVVQLFIAACPRRLSAIHEAILGCNTTALQMAAHSIRGSASYFGALAVMAVASDLETMGREGILPDAGEACEKLEQELARLKQALAALLQCPSESAPQSPSVPEEVHEELHRKTESN, encoded by the coding sequence ATGAATGCGGCTCACGCCACCGGGTCCACCGACATCAGCGACCTCGCCGACATCAGCGATGCCTCGATCATTGACCGAGACGCCATTCTGGAGCAATTCGGAGGCGATGTCGATTTTCTTCGCGAGGTCGTTCAACTCTTTATCGCCGCCTGTCCAAGGCGCTTGTCCGCCATTCACGAAGCCATTCTGGGCTGCAATACCACGGCGCTACAGATGGCGGCCCACTCCATCAGAGGATCGGCCAGCTACTTCGGCGCTCTGGCAGTAATGGCGGTCGCGTCTGATCTGGAGACGATGGGCCGAGAGGGCATCCTGCCCGATGCTGGCGAAGCCTGCGAAAAGTTGGAGCAGGAGCTCGCCCGCCTGAAGCAGGCGCTCGCCGCCCTCTTACAGTGCCCGTCGGAGAGCGCGCCGCAATCCCCATCCGTTCCTGAGGAAGTTCACGAAGAACTTCACAGGAAGACGGAGAGCAACTGA
- a CDS encoding Hpt domain-containing protein, whose product MEPAIDLPNALERLDDDRELLQELAQLFLQDLPLRLVDIRNAVASRNAKALQQSAHALKGSAGNLAAVAVFEVAKHLEQMGRDGNLTDSDEAYAVLQTEVERLTAELETLAAPLSH is encoded by the coding sequence ATGGAACCCGCAATTGATCTCCCTAATGCTCTTGAACGTCTCGACGACGATCGTGAACTGCTGCAGGAACTGGCGCAGCTGTTTCTGCAGGATTTGCCGCTACGGTTGGTCGATATCCGCAACGCCGTGGCGTCCCGTAATGCCAAGGCTTTACAGCAGAGCGCGCATGCCCTGAAGGGTTCGGCTGGCAACCTGGCGGCTGTCGCTGTCTTCGAGGTTGCAAAACATCTCGAACAAATGGGACGGGACGGTAACTTGACCGACAGCGACGAAGCGTATGCGGTACTGCAGACAGAGGTAGAGCGTCTGACAGCAGAGCTGGAGACTCTGGCAGCACCGTTATCGCACTAA
- a CDS encoding NAD(P)/FAD-dependent oxidoreductase — protein sequence MRIAIIGAGPAGLTAAYDLSRPAAAGHGVGAPHQVTVYEAAPDVGGLASGFKAPHWEWTLEKFYHHWFASDASILGLIKELGWSDQVLFPRPVTAMYHDGKFYAFDSAFAVLRFPGIPFVDRVRCGVVALYLRLTPRWQALEKVTADAWLRKWLGRRSYDTLWKPMLVGKFGEDNLPVVNMAWFWARIHARTPRLGTFTGGFQRFMDKLADVVRTQGVTIQLNRAVNRITPRPDGTLQLETDGGAATFDAVISTSSPALMARIVPALPSDYAEKLRALKSLGAVVLVLALDRPLTKGIYWHNLPKDAGFPFLAMVEHTNYMSPEHYGGDHIIYCGDYLDPTHEYFHLSKEELLERFLPALTRFNPQLDRSWVKATWLWKTAYAQPVPSVNHSRNIPAIRTPVHGLYFASMSQVYPWDRGTNFAVEIGRKVAQMVINDLATQRNG from the coding sequence ATGCGCATCGCAATTATCGGCGCAGGGCCCGCAGGGCTTACTGCAGCCTACGATCTGAGCCGCCCGGCGGCGGCGGGCCACGGCGTAGGCGCACCGCATCAGGTAACGGTCTACGAGGCCGCGCCCGACGTCGGAGGGCTGGCCTCCGGTTTCAAGGCCCCGCACTGGGAGTGGACGTTAGAAAAGTTCTACCATCATTGGTTCGCCTCCGACGCCTCGATCCTCGGCCTGATCAAGGAATTGGGTTGGAGCGACCAGGTGCTCTTTCCGCGCCCCGTCACGGCGATGTACCACGACGGGAAGTTCTACGCCTTCGACTCAGCCTTTGCCGTGCTGCGTTTCCCGGGTATCCCGTTCGTCGACCGGGTGCGCTGCGGTGTGGTGGCCCTCTATCTGCGGCTCACGCCTCGTTGGCAGGCATTGGAAAAGGTCACGGCCGATGCGTGGTTGCGGAAGTGGCTTGGCCGGCGCTCGTACGACACCCTCTGGAAGCCGATGCTGGTCGGAAAGTTCGGCGAAGACAACCTGCCGGTGGTAAACATGGCGTGGTTCTGGGCGCGGATTCATGCGCGCACACCACGCCTGGGCACGTTCACGGGCGGTTTCCAGCGCTTCATGGATAAGTTGGCGGATGTCGTAAGAACACAAGGCGTCACGATCCAACTGAACCGTGCCGTGAACCGAATCACGCCGCGGCCCGACGGCACACTGCAGTTGGAAACCGATGGCGGCGCCGCGACGTTCGACGCCGTCATCTCCACGAGTTCCCCTGCCCTGATGGCCCGCATCGTGCCTGCGCTTCCTTCCGACTATGCCGAGAAGCTGCGCGCGCTCAAGTCCCTGGGCGCAGTGGTGCTCGTCCTGGCACTGGATCGGCCGCTGACGAAAGGCATCTACTGGCACAACCTCCCAAAGGACGCGGGCTTCCCCTTTTTGGCGATGGTGGAACACACCAACTACATGAGCCCGGAGCACTACGGCGGTGACCACATCATCTACTGTGGCGACTATCTCGACCCAACCCACGAATACTTCCACCTCTCCAAGGAAGAACTGCTAGAACGATTTCTGCCCGCGTTGACGCGTTTCAACCCGCAACTTGATCGCAGCTGGGTGAAGGCGACGTGGCTCTGGAAGACGGCGTACGCTCAGCCGGTGCCGTCGGTGAACCACTCGCGCAACATCCCAGCGATCCGGACGCCGGTACACGGACTCTACTTCGCCTCCATGAGCCAGGTATACCCCTGGGATCGCGGTACCAACTTCGCGGTGGAGATTGGACGTAAGGTCGCCCAGATGGTCATCAACGATCTCGCCACGCAGCGCAACGGCTAA
- a CDS encoding DUF1302 family protein gives MRRVRTAQIAFAIAALVCAARSAWPIQTTIGGRQVDLDTTLSVREVVEENHATTHERTLEQLRVRAAVALAPWLRFDSTTLGINGGPTLKSDRAGLYSWDDVFQDISPAVDFEEAYFDVFLPSLDLRVGKQKVAWGKLDRTQPNDLINPLGYADLFLQEEAERKIGVPALQASYYLPAATALPAESRLTAVWVPKYIPFRFPLANCTVQGNSSHCDVERWFPPAAVPPTTFSIPLPSNSPVPALNVPLGFRTGNIPPPAWRLENSEIGLRYSGLLRDVDMALYYFHGFDAQPAFNLTAEAFGRPDLKNPTNPLMVKDLSATTTLSPEFHHLDSWGADFAYAFDRFTVRGEGAFVRGRPFSRDLRLLITDPAALAGPIQAALAQLARGGGRAPVELPPSFVVRDSAEWGLGGDYVYEGYMLLFQVNQTDVLHNSVDLLIKDVETRLLANLRKSFLSDTVQTQLVAIHAIESDYSVLRPRVFYQFTDHIGGELGYLFIAGRANSLGGQFRRNDEGWVRAEYKL, from the coding sequence ATGCGAAGGGTAAGGACGGCGCAGATCGCGTTCGCCATTGCCGCGCTGGTGTGCGCCGCGAGAAGTGCCTGGCCGATCCAGACTACGATCGGAGGCCGCCAGGTTGATCTGGACACGACCCTCAGCGTGCGCGAGGTTGTTGAGGAAAATCACGCCACCACGCACGAACGGACGCTTGAGCAGCTTCGCGTGCGTGCTGCGGTCGCGCTGGCCCCCTGGCTACGTTTTGATTCAACCACCCTCGGCATCAATGGCGGGCCCACCCTGAAGTCTGACCGGGCTGGCCTGTACTCCTGGGACGACGTCTTCCAAGACATCTCACCGGCTGTGGATTTTGAAGAGGCTTACTTCGATGTGTTCCTGCCGTCGCTCGATCTCCGCGTCGGCAAGCAGAAGGTCGCCTGGGGGAAACTCGACCGCACCCAGCCCAACGACCTGATCAATCCCCTGGGCTACGCCGATCTGTTCTTGCAGGAGGAGGCAGAACGGAAAATTGGTGTACCGGCGCTGCAGGCATCGTATTACCTCCCTGCTGCAACGGCCCTGCCGGCGGAAAGCCGCCTGACTGCCGTGTGGGTACCGAAGTACATTCCCTTTCGCTTTCCGCTGGCGAACTGTACGGTGCAAGGGAATAGCTCGCATTGTGATGTCGAGCGGTGGTTTCCACCGGCCGCAGTGCCTCCAACCACCTTCAGCATACCACTGCCGAGCAACAGCCCTGTTCCTGCCTTAAACGTACCGCTGGGCTTTCGCACGGGGAATATTCCGCCACCCGCTTGGCGTCTCGAGAACAGCGAGATCGGACTCCGCTATTCGGGACTGCTTCGCGACGTCGATATGGCTCTCTACTACTTCCACGGCTTCGACGCGCAACCGGCGTTCAATTTGACGGCTGAAGCGTTTGGCCGCCCGGATCTAAAGAATCCTACCAACCCACTGATGGTAAAGGATCTGTCCGCGACGACGACCTTGTCGCCGGAGTTCCACCACCTCGACTCGTGGGGGGCGGATTTTGCTTATGCCTTCGACCGCTTCACCGTACGCGGCGAAGGGGCCTTCGTGCGCGGCCGGCCGTTCAGCCGCGATCTGCGTCTCTTGATCACTGATCCTGCGGCGCTGGCCGGTCCCATTCAAGCAGCCCTTGCGCAGCTTGCTCGGGGGGGAGGGCGTGCGCCGGTGGAGCTGCCACCGTCCTTCGTGGTGCGCGACTCCGCCGAGTGGGGCCTCGGCGGCGACTATGTGTATGAGGGCTATATGCTCCTGTTCCAGGTCAATCAGACGGACGTACTGCACAACAGCGTCGACTTGCTCATCAAGGATGTCGAGACGCGCTTGCTGGCAAATCTGCGCAAGAGCTTCCTCTCCGACACCGTGCAGACCCAATTGGTTGCGATCCATGCGATCGAGAGTGACTACTCCGTCTTGCGTCCTCGCGTCTTCTATCAGTTCACGGACCACATCGGCGGCGAACTCGGCTACCTGTTCATTGCCGGGCGCGCCAATTCTCTCGGCGGTCAGTTCCGCCGCAACGACGAAGGGTGGGTGCGAGCCGAGTACAAACTCTGA
- a CDS encoding MBL fold metallo-hydrolase → MKSAFLPRLVNGPFGDPGLHVALRWQGTALQFDLGRLDRFPAAEILKLTHVFVSHTHIDHFIGFDRLIRLFLAREARIALFGPPGIIRNVSGKLAGYTWNLVEGYPFVLDVHEVHPDRVERVRLRAGDAFAIEHTGDQPFTGILHEDAALSVRAVHLDHRIPCLGFAVTEKTHFNVRKDELDRLGIPAGPWLTRLKQAIRTGQGDDTVITAKWLTGGQEQRVDFALGQLRSRLIVETPGQKLAYVVDALFSKQNVAQIIALAGNADLFFCESLFLDEDRDQALKRHHLTARQAGTLARLANVQRLETFHFSPRYDGMADRLYAEAAAAFRGEIAPDEPV, encoded by the coding sequence GTGAAATCCGCTTTTCTACCGCGCCTCGTGAATGGGCCCTTCGGCGACCCCGGTCTTCATGTAGCGCTACGTTGGCAGGGGACGGCTTTGCAGTTCGACCTCGGCCGTCTGGATCGTTTCCCAGCGGCGGAGATTCTGAAACTTACCCATGTGTTCGTATCGCACACCCACATCGACCATTTCATTGGCTTCGACCGGTTGATCCGGCTCTTCCTAGCCCGTGAGGCACGGATCGCGCTGTTTGGGCCACCCGGTATCATCCGCAACGTCAGCGGGAAGCTCGCTGGGTACACATGGAACCTCGTCGAGGGGTACCCTTTCGTACTAGACGTCCACGAAGTGCATCCTGACCGCGTCGAGCGCGTGCGCCTGCGCGCCGGCGACGCCTTTGCCATCGAACACACTGGCGATCAGCCCTTCACGGGTATCCTGCACGAGGATGCTGCGCTCAGCGTGCGGGCCGTTCATCTCGATCATCGCATTCCCTGCCTTGGGTTTGCGGTAACGGAGAAGACTCATTTCAACGTCCGCAAGGACGAACTCGATCGCCTCGGCATCCCAGCCGGTCCCTGGCTGACCCGCCTGAAGCAAGCGATCCGCACCGGCCAGGGAGACGATACCGTTATCACAGCGAAGTGGCTTACTGGTGGGCAAGAGCAGCGTGTCGATTTCGCCTTGGGCCAACTGCGCAGCCGACTGATCGTGGAAACGCCGGGCCAGAAACTCGCTTATGTCGTGGACGCGCTTTTCAGCAAACAGAACGTGGCACAGATCATTGCGCTCGCAGGCAACGCGGACCTCTTCTTCTGCGAATCGCTCTTTCTCGACGAAGACCGCGACCAAGCCCTGAAACGGCATCACCTGACCGCGCGCCAAGCGGGCACGCTCGCTCGGCTGGCAAATGTCCAGCGGCTAGAGACCTTCCACTTCTCACCGCGCTACGACGGCATGGCGGACCGCCTCTACGCTGAAGCGGCGGCCGCATTCCGCGGGGAGATCGCACCAGATGAACCGGTCTGA
- a CDS encoding TIGR03668 family PPOX class F420-dependent oxidoreductase, translating to MALSDNERAFAEHRRVARLATADAAGTPHVIPICYALIGNCIYFVIDEKPKRTRHGLRRLRNIAENPRVALVIDEYDEDWSRLAFLLVQGHAATVTDGEEYATVLDRLRSRYPQYQAMPLLLATHPMIRITAKRHHMWRALPGGGAEREK from the coding sequence ATGGCCCTGTCTGACAACGAACGTGCGTTCGCCGAGCACCGCCGTGTCGCCCGCCTGGCCACTGCGGATGCCGCAGGGACCCCGCACGTCATTCCGATCTGCTATGCGCTGATCGGCAACTGCATTTATTTCGTCATTGACGAGAAGCCCAAGCGGACCCGGCACGGGCTGAGGCGTTTGCGGAATATCGCCGAGAACCCGCGCGTGGCTCTCGTAATCGACGAGTACGATGAAGACTGGAGCCGTTTGGCTTTCCTACTCGTCCAAGGTCACGCCGCAACGGTCACCGACGGGGAGGAATACGCCACCGTTCTGGACCGGCTCCGCAGTCGGTACCCGCAGTACCAAGCGATGCCCCTGCTGTTGGCTACGCACCCCATGATTCGTATCACAGCGAAGCGCCACCACATGTGGCGCGCGCTCCCCGGAGGCGGAGCGGAACGGGAGAAATGA